AGCTCCTCCACCAGGTCCGCCTCGGCGCGCCCGCGCAGGAGCAGCAGTACGAAGGGGTCCTGGTCCAGCAGCCGCGCCACCTGGTAGCAGAGCGCCGCCGAGTGCGGGCAGTGGTCCCACTCGCCGCAGTCGCAGCGCGGTTCGAGGTCTCCGATGCCGGGCAGCAGCTCCACCCCGGCGACCGCCGCGTCCTCGGCCAGCTCCGGCGGCACCTCGCGGTCCAGCAGCGCCGCGATGTGCCCCGCCTCCGCGGCCGCGAGCCCCAGCAGCCGGTCCCACTGCGCGTCCGTGAACTCCTGCACGAGGACGTCGGTGCGGTGCGCCGTACCGTCCCGGTCGCGCACCACGGCGGTGAGTCCGCCCGGGCGGACCGAGACGGCCCCCACCGCGCCCGTGCGCGCGTACCGCCGCCCCCGCCGGACCTGTTCTCCGTCGAGCGCGCTGTCCTCCAGGGCGCGCAGCCAGGAGTGCCCCCACCAGGTGTGGGCGAAGCCGCGGCCGGGCGGTGTGGGCGCCAGCGCGGGGAAGGTCTCCTCGTAGGGCTCTCGGGTGCTCATGCGCCACTCCCCGCGGCCGGGCGGTGCAGTGCCACGAGCTCGGCCAGTTCGGCGTCGGTCAGTTCGGTCAGGGCGGCCTCGCCGCCCGCGAGGACGGCGTCGGCGAGGTGGCGCTTGCGCTCCAGGAGTCGTGCGATGCGGTCTTCGACGGTGCCTTCGGCGATGATCCGGTGGACCTGTACGGGCTGGGTCTGGCCGATGCGGTAGGCGCGGTCGGTGGCCTGTTCCTCGACGGCCGGGTTCCACCAGCGGTCGTAGTGGACGACGTGGCCGGCCCGGGTGAGGTTCAGGCCGGTCCCGGCGGCCTTGAGCGACAGCAGGAACACCGGGACCTCGCCGGCCTGGAAGCGGTCCACGAGCTCCTCGCGCCGCGGCACCGGCGTCCCGCCGTGCAGCAGCTGGGCGGCGATGCCCCGGGCGGCGAGGTGCTTCTCCAGGATCCTGGCCATCGCCACGTACTGGGTGAAGACGAGGACCGATCCGCCTTCGGACAGGATCGTGTCGAGGAGCTCGTCGAGGAGTTCGAGCTTGCCGGAGCGGGCGCCGGCCGCGTCGCGCGTGTACTGGGCGGGGTGGTTGCAGACCTGCTTGAGGGAGGTCAGCAGTTTGACCACCAGGCCCCGCCGCTCCATGCCGTCCGCCTCGGAGATCGAGGCCAGCGTCTCGCGCACGACGGCCTCGTAGAGCCCGGCCTGGGCGGGGCTGAGTGTGACGGCGTGGTCGGTCTCGGTCTTGGGCGGCAGCTCGGGTGCGATGCCCGGGTCGGACTTCCGGCGGCGCAGCAGGAACGGCCGGACGAGCGAGGCCAGCCGGGCCGCGGCCTGCGGGTCGCGGCCGCTCTCGACGGGTTCGGCGTAGCGGGTGCGGAAGGCGCCGAGGCGGCCGAGGAGGCCGGGGGTGGTCCAGTCGAGCACGGCCCACAGCTCGGAGAGGTTGTTCTCCACGGGAGTGCCGGTGAGGGCGACGCGGGCCGGGGCGGGGATGGTGCGCAGGGCCTTGGCGGTGGAGGAACGCGGGTTCTTGACGTGCTGGGCCTCGTCGGCGACGACCATGCCCCAGGTGACGGCGGCGAGTTCGGGTGCGTCCACGCGCATCGTGCCGTAGGTGGTGAGGACGAAGCCGTCGAGCGGGCCGGCGGGACGGGCGGTGTCCGTGTGGCTGCTGGGGGCGGTGAGGCTGCGGCCCGGGCCGTGGTAGCGCCGTACGGGTGTCCCGGGGGCGAACTTCTCGATCTCCCGCTGCCAGTTGCCCAGCAGCGAGGCCGGGCACACGACGAGGGTGGGCCCGGCGGTGGCGGGCTGCCCGGGGCCGTTGCGGTGCAGGTGCAGGGCGATGAGGGTGACCGTCTTGCCGAGGCCCATGTCGTCGGCCAGGCAGGCGCCGAGGCCGAGCGAGGTCATCCGGGCCAGCCAGCGCAGGCCGCTCAGCTGGTAGTCGCGCAGGGTGGCGCGCAGCGCGGGCGGGGCCTCGGGGCCCTCGTCCCGCGACGGATCGGCGGTGAGCCGCGCCCGCAGCCCCTCCAGCGCCCCGGTGGCCTCCACGTCCACGCACCGGCCGTCGAGTTCGGCCGTCCCGGTGAGTACGGCGGCCAGCGCGTCCGCGGCGGGGAGCTCGCGGCCCTGCCGGGCACGGGCCCGGCGGGCCTCGGCCGGATCGACCAGCACCCACCGGTCGCGCAGCCGGACGAGGGGCCGGTTCGCCTCGGCGAGCCGGTCGAGCTCGGCGGCGGTGAGGTCGCCGTTCCGGTCGCCGAGGGAGTGGCGCCAGCCGAGGGAGAGCAGGGCGCCGGGGGAGAGCAGTCCGGAGGGGGAGCCGGGGGCGGCCGCGGCGGCCGGGGCGCCGATCACGGCGCGGGCGGTGAGCGTACGGGCGAACCCGCGGGGCCAGTGCACCTGCACCCCCTCGGCGGCGAGCTCGCGGGAGACGGCCCCGAGCAGTTCCGAGACCTCTTCGGGGGCGAGGTCCACGGAGTCCGGGACGGCGGCGCCGAGCAGCGGTGCGAGCGGCGGCCAGAGCCGGGCGGCGCGGCGCAGCGCGCGCAGGGCGTCCATCCGGGCGCGGGGCGGGAAGGCGGCGGCCGTTTCGGCGGCACCGGCCCAGACGTCGGCCGCGTCGGCGACGAGCGCGGTGTCGGCCAGGCCGTGCATCTGCAGGACGGCGCGGAACGACGCGTCGGCGCCGGGGTCGTCGAGGGCGTCTGCGGCAGGGACGGCGTCGGTGTCGGCGGCGTTGTCTGCATCGGTGTCCGCGCCGGTGTCCGCGGCCGTGTGGGGGGCGTCGGGAGGGCCGGCGGCGAGGGAGGGGCCGGGGGAGGCGGGTGCGTGGTCGATCTCGATCCGCAGGGAGATCCGCACGCCCGCGTCGTGGTGGGCGGCGACTTCGGCGGCCCAGTCGGCCAGCGCGGGACGGGGCCGGGGCGCGCGGTCGGCGTAGGCGGGGCCGCCGGCCGCCACGGGAGCGGCGGGCGAGCGGGGAAGGGTGTCGGCCACGGCGTCGAGGAAGGCGTGCAGCAGCGGCTGCGGCGCGGGCAGCCGGGGCGGCCCTTCGCCGGCCAGCGGTACGCAGTGTGCCTCGGGCGGCATGGCGGCCGCCAAGGCCCGGATCTCGTCGAGGTCGGCGGGCTCCAGGGGGCCGGCCCGCCAGGTGTCGTGGCCCGCGGGACTCAGGCCCGGCAGCAGCAGCCCGCGGGCCGTGAACCGCAGCGCGAGAAGGGCGGCGGCGCCCCAGAAGACGGTGGCGGGTCGGGGATCGCCGGGACCTTGGCCCGGGTCGGGCGCGGTGCGTGGGGCGCGCGCGTGGGCGCGGGCCCGCGCACGGGTGAGCACGGGGAGGGCCTCGCCGACGGGCAGCACGAACGCGGTGACGCTGGTGCGGCGCAGGTCGGGGGTGATGAGGGTGAGCTCCTCGAAGGCGCCGCCGGGGAAGAGGACACCGGGGCCGGTGCCGGGCGGCCGCCCACCGCCACCGCCACCGCCACCGGGCGTGGTCCGGATCCCGGCTCCGATCCGCGGAGCTTCACCATCCGGTTGCCAGAACCCGATCCGGCCGGTCCGTGCGGGCTCGCCGGGAAGGAAGACGGCGGAGCAGCGGACGAGGTCCTGGAGACCGGAGGTTTCGGAGAGCACGCATTCCTCAAACTTGACTACCGGGTACGGGGTGGCCGAGAGTATCCCACCCGAACCGCCGCCCGGACCGGTCCGCGCCGTGACCCGGGTCACTTCGCGGGCCGTCCGGGTGTCGGGGAACGCACGCCCGCGACGGCGCGTTGAGGGGGGGAGTGGTCGACGACACAAGGAGGTGTCCGCAGGTGTCAACGAGCGGAAAGGTCGCGGTTGCCGGAGTCGTGGCAGCCATCGTGTTGTTCTGGTCCGTCGGATTCTGGGCGGGCCTGCTGGTCCTCATCGGCGTCCCCGCCGCCGCCTACCTCCTGCTGGACTCCTCCCAGCGCCGTCGGCTGCGGGGTGTGTCCAGGAAGCGGATCGGCCGCTGACGGCGGCCCGGGAAGCCCGCGCGGGGCGAGAGCGGAGGCATCCGGGCCGGACCGTTGCGGGCCTCTCCCCCTGGCGGCCGCTCAGGGCCGCGGGTGCCCGGCCGGGCTCAGGCCGGGCGCACGGCCACGCGGTCCAGTGCCGCCAGCAGGTCCGGCAGTTCGGGCAGCCCGTCCGGCCCGTGCGGGGGAACCACGAGCACCTCGCCCGGCTCCTCGTCCAGCAGGACGAAGGCCGCGCCGCCGGTGCGCGCCACGAGCGACCAGCCGGCCCCGTCCGCCCGCAGCGTCCGCGCCCCCTCGCCCGCGAAGGACGACCGCACCCGGCCGGGTGGAGGCGCCGTACGGGCGTAGCCCGCCGCCTCTTCCAGGGCCCGGGCGAGTCCGGGGTGCGCGGCGGCCGCGGCGCCGCCGTCCCCCGCCACCCGCTCGCTCCAGTCCGCCCATTCCCGGGCGACCTGGTCCGCCCCCATGCGCCGCTGCACCGGCCCCCAGGCCTCCGCGGAGGGCGGTGCCAGCGGCACCCGCCCCGTACCGTCCGCACCCTGCTCCGGGTCGTGCGGCTCCGGGACGCCCGGAGCCGCCACCGACAGCTCCAGCGGCCACCCGGCCAACGAGACCACGATCGACCGCTCGTCGGGCGACAGGTCGTACTCGATCCCGCAGTCCCAGGAGGCGATGGCCGCGGCCACGAGCGAGACGTCGTCCACGACGACCGTCCAGCGCGCGCCCTCCTCGTCCTGTCCCAGCACCAGTCCGTACCCCGCGCCCGACGGCCGCACGCCCAGCAGGGAGCAGGCCTCGGGGAAGTCGTCGCCCAGGACGCCCGGGAACTGCGCGGGAGTCAACAGCACGGCGGTCAGCACGTACAGCGAGCCGCCATCCTCGTCGTCGGACACGTGGCCTCCCGGTAGCTCTCTCGTCGGCGCACCCTAACCAGCGGGTAACCCGCCCGTCGAGAGCCCGCGGGGGGCGATTTCCAAGGGCGCTGCCTGCACGTAGAGTTGGGGACCCGCCACAGAAAGGGACATCCGGTGCAGCGTTACGACCGGCTGAGGGAGATCCTCCGGCTCGACCCCGA
Above is a window of Streptomyces subrutilus DNA encoding:
- a CDS encoding DEAD/DEAH box helicase, with translation MLSETSGLQDLVRCSAVFLPGEPARTGRIGFWQPDGEAPRIGAGIRTTPGGGGGGGGRPPGTGPGVLFPGGAFEELTLITPDLRRTSVTAFVLPVGEALPVLTRARARAHARAPRTAPDPGQGPGDPRPATVFWGAAALLALRFTARGLLLPGLSPAGHDTWRAGPLEPADLDEIRALAAAMPPEAHCVPLAGEGPPRLPAPQPLLHAFLDAVADTLPRSPAAPVAAGGPAYADRAPRPRPALADWAAEVAAHHDAGVRISLRIEIDHAPASPGPSLAAGPPDAPHTAADTGADTDADNAADTDAVPAADALDDPGADASFRAVLQMHGLADTALVADAADVWAGAAETAAAFPPRARMDALRALRRAARLWPPLAPLLGAAVPDSVDLAPEEVSELLGAVSRELAAEGVQVHWPRGFARTLTARAVIGAPAAAAAPGSPSGLLSPGALLSLGWRHSLGDRNGDLTAAELDRLAEANRPLVRLRDRWVLVDPAEARRARARQGRELPAADALAAVLTGTAELDGRCVDVEATGALEGLRARLTADPSRDEGPEAPPALRATLRDYQLSGLRWLARMTSLGLGACLADDMGLGKTVTLIALHLHRNGPGQPATAGPTLVVCPASLLGNWQREIEKFAPGTPVRRYHGPGRSLTAPSSHTDTARPAGPLDGFVLTTYGTMRVDAPELAAVTWGMVVADEAQHVKNPRSSTAKALRTIPAPARVALTGTPVENNLSELWAVLDWTTPGLLGRLGAFRTRYAEPVESGRDPQAAARLASLVRPFLLRRRKSDPGIAPELPPKTETDHAVTLSPAQAGLYEAVVRETLASISEADGMERRGLVVKLLTSLKQVCNHPAQYTRDAAGARSGKLELLDELLDTILSEGGSVLVFTQYVAMARILEKHLAARGIAAQLLHGGTPVPRREELVDRFQAGEVPVFLLSLKAAGTGLNLTRAGHVVHYDRWWNPAVEEQATDRAYRIGQTQPVQVHRIIAEGTVEDRIARLLERKRHLADAVLAGGEAALTELTDAELAELVALHRPAAGSGA